The following DNA comes from Paenibacillus crassostreae.
CCTGATCAAGATGAACCCATGATTTGCATAAACAAGGCTATTCCTGTATCGTTTCCAATGACGGAATGAATAAATGATATATGGGAAGTGAATAAGAATTGAATGGTCAACTTAGATCAACCATATCTGCAGGACTTGAAGTAGATATCGTACTGAAGCAAGATCAACCAACGGGTAAGTTAACGCGAGGTATCGTCAAGGATCTTCTCACAAATTCACCGAAGCATCCTCACGGGATTAAAGTGCGTTTAACTAGTGGACAGGTTGGACGTGTACAGCATATTATTCAGAAATAAAAGGGTTGCTCGTGAAGACACAAACAAAAGCAGCATCGGACTTTGCTTTCAAGTTCGATGCTGCTTTTGTTTTGTTATATACACTTGTAAAATATCCATTACATCATCCCGAAACGTTCCAATTGATGCCACAATTTCTCCTGTAGTAATATTTCCCTTTGCTTAGGTCCGAGAAGATCGAAATGAGGATAAGAATCACGATGATGAATATATTTTGACGGTAATTCGTGAGCAATACACCATTCAGATAAACGGTTCACATCCGCACAACCTACCTTGGTAACGGTATTGAACTTAGGAAATCGAGGATCGATCCAATAATGAGTGAGGTATGCAATTTCGCCTCTATTAACGGCTGCTTTCCATTGCGATAATTCTACTCTGTTAATTCCAAAAGCCATAATAAGTTTCATCCTTATCTGCGCGTAATTAATACTCATTATACATGAGTTGCAAATAGGACTCTAATATAGGATAAAATGAATTCGTTTTCACTTCGACAAATTAATTGAGTATTCGACAGAGGTCCTGTGTTATATTTACGGATACTTCTCATCACAATAATCTTGATTTTAGGGGGAACATCCATTGAGCATCATCGAAGTTAGGCAATTATCTAAGTCATTCCAGCAAGCCGTGAAAGAACCTGGGTTGAAAGGGGCAATGAAACATTTATTTGTACCGAAATACATAGATAAAATAGCAGTGAAACCGTTGGATTTAACTATAGAAGCTGGTGAATCCGTGGCTTATGTTGGACCAAATGGAGCGGGTAAATCAACCACTATTAAGATGCTAACAGGAATTCTTGTACCTTCCTCGGGTACGATCGCTGTTAATGGTATCAATCCACATAAGAAAAGGATGGAGAATGCGCAACAGATCGGGGCAGTATTCGGACAACGTACACAGTTATGGTGGGATATCCCGATTGTGGAATCTTTTTCGCTACTCAAAGATATTTATGAGATTCCGGATACAACATATAAAGCTAATCTCGATATGTTCGTTGAGATGTTAGGTATGAATGAGTTCATCCATTTATCTGCTAGAAAGCTATCATTGGGTCAACGTATGCGTGCGGATTTGGCCGCGTCCCTATTACATAATCCACCTATACTATATTTAGATGAACCTACGATAGGATTAGATGTATCCGTTAAACAGAAGATTCGTGAATTCATCAAAAAGATTAATCAAGAGCAGCGCACAACAGTTATGCTGACTACGCATGATCTAGGTGATATTGAAGATTTGTGCAAAAGATTGATTATCATCGACAAAGGATCGATTATTTATGATGGTACGCTGGAGCAAGTGAAGCGTCATTTTGCAAAAGAACGACGTATCTTTTTTCAAGTAACCTCCCCACCTCCATTGTTGTTTACAGAAATATCTGATGTAACTGGGTTGAAGCTTGATATTCTAAGTGAACTAGAATTCTCCATCTCATTTGATAGATATCAATTTACGGCGAGTGATGTCGTTAGTCGGGTAATGAAGTATGGGGAAATTCAGGATTTCCGAATGGAAGAGTCTGATATCGAACAAGTGATTAAAGCAGTCTATGACGGTAATTTGGACTTGAATCAGACGATACAAGTGTAAGGAGGACGGAGCATTTATGGTAAGGTTTAAAAAATATAAAAGCATCTCAAATCGTTCTCTACAAAATGTGTTAGCCTATCGGACTTCCTATATCATTACCTTTGCATCCAATTTTGTGAACTTATTGGCTATTTATTTTCTATGGCAGGGTATTTATGGGGGACGTATGGAGCTAGGTGGATATACATGGGATCAGATGAAGACGTATTTACTCGTAACATTTCTAGCGAATTCCATTCTTTCTTGGTATTCCGAGACGGCCATATCTGGAAAAATTCTGGATGGAAGTGTCGTTGCGGATTTATTGAAGCCGATTGATTTTCAAAGTGCAAGATTTGCCGAGACATTAGGATCAAGTCTACTTGAAGGTGGGATGGGGACGATTATTATCGGAACATTCATGCTCTTTACACCGGGTGTCAGTATCCCTGATTCTCCTTTGATCTGGGTATTTTTTATCGTAAGCATGTTTGCAGCAATGTTAGTGAAATTCGGCGTTGTTTACCTAGCAGCGTTACTATGTTTCTGGTCAACAGGTTCGATGGGTATCGTATGGGCTC
Coding sequences within:
- a CDS encoding ABC transporter permease; translated protein: MVRFKKYKSISNRSLQNVLAYRTSYIITFASNFVNLLAIYFLWQGIYGGRMELGGYTWDQMKTYLLVTFLANSILSWYSETAISGKILDGSVVADLLKPIDFQSARFAETLGSSLLEGGMGTIIIGTFMLFTPGVSIPDSPLIWVFFIVSMFAAMLVKFGVVYLAALLCFWSTGSMGIVWARIAVTNLLSGALVPLAFFPNWLENLAMLLPFQSIIHTPTVIFLQQADVLEMLKLIGVQCFWGCTLWIAGRFMWNWAVRQVTIHGG
- a CDS encoding ABC transporter ATP-binding protein, which produces MSIIEVRQLSKSFQQAVKEPGLKGAMKHLFVPKYIDKIAVKPLDLTIEAGESVAYVGPNGAGKSTTIKMLTGILVPSSGTIAVNGINPHKKRMENAQQIGAVFGQRTQLWWDIPIVESFSLLKDIYEIPDTTYKANLDMFVEMLGMNEFIHLSARKLSLGQRMRADLAASLLHNPPILYLDEPTIGLDVSVKQKIREFIKKINQEQRTTVMLTTHDLGDIEDLCKRLIIIDKGSIIYDGTLEQVKRHFAKERRIFFQVTSPPPLLFTEISDVTGLKLDILSELEFSISFDRYQFTASDVVSRVMKYGEIQDFRMEESDIEQVIKAVYDGNLDLNQTIQV
- a CDS encoding YwbE family protein, whose protein sequence is MNGQLRSTISAGLEVDIVLKQDQPTGKLTRGIVKDLLTNSPKHPHGIKVRLTSGQVGRVQHIIQK